GCCGGATAAGCGCCCTGCTCCATGGCTACATCATATTCAGCCCGCTGCACAATGATTTCCGTGTCAGGAAACAGCGTATTGCCGCCCGCATGATCAAAATGCCAGTGCGTGCTGATGATGCCGGCGAGGTCATCCGGTTCATACCCAGCCAGTGCCAGAACTTGATCGGCCCGGTCGGCTTTACTCATTTCGGGTATGATGAGCCCTTCATCTTCCGTTCCCGCAAACATGCCATTCGGATCCGTAATGCAGGAATCCGGCATACCGGTATCCACCAGAAAAAGACCGTCTGTCGTTTCGATTAAGTACATCCAGATCGGAAACAGCACCTTCTCGCCCGGCGACAGCCGCGTGTTAAAGACCGACCGATCCACATGGCAAAAACCGGCCGGAAGCAATGTCAGCTTCTCAACGCTCATTTTATCGTTCCCCTTCCGCCACCTATTCTTGCCGGCTCACATCGACTGCACAACTCCGCCATCAGCCAGAACCGTCTGGCCCGTCATATATGAATTTGCCGGTGACAGCAGAAACGCGG
Above is a genomic segment from Planococcus lenghuensis containing:
- the aiiA gene encoding quorum-quenching N-acyl homoserine lactonase AiiA, which produces MSVEKLTLLPAGFCHVDRSVFNTRLSPGEKVLFPIWMYLIETTDGLFLVDTGMPDSCITDPNGMFAGTEDEGLIIPEMSKADRADQVLALAGYEPDDLAGIISTHWHFDHAGGNTLFPDTEIIVQRAEYDVAMEQGAYPAVCRSPHLNYRIIEGDTELVPGVSLIHTPGHTPGHQSVLVRTRNSGAILLTIDAVYVRANYEEGIPFAVKDEKEAARSIARLQKIAEAERAAVFFGHDQEQGKEWKKYPQFYS